In Eremothecium gossypii ATCC 10895 chromosome V, complete sequence, the genomic stretch CCCTGATCGGCGGCACCTCGCGCCTCAAGCCGACCCAGTACCGGCAGCTGGTCTCCGTCCTCGACCGGCTGCACGCCATCGACCCCCAGCTGTCCAACGGCGAGATCGCCGCGACGCTTGAGGCCTTCCTGCGCAAGTCGCGGCTCGAGGAGCAGAACGTGGTGCGCCAGGAGCTCGACCACCTCggccgcgcctgcgccgTCGGCCGCAGAAAGACGTCCAGCGCCAAGGTGTGGCTCGTGCGCGGCTCCGGCGAGGTCCTGGTCAACGGCCGCACGTTCGCCGACTACTTCAGCAAGATCAAGGACCGCGACGCCATCATGTACCCGCTGCGCGTGCTGGACGCCGCGGGCAAGTACAACATCTTCGCCGccgtgcgcggcggcggcgtcaCCGGCCAGGCCGAGGCCATCATGCACGCCGTGGCCAAGGCCCTGGTCGTGTTCAACCCGCTGCTGAAAACCAGACTCCACCGCGCCGGCGTCCTGACGCGCGACTACAGACACGTCGAGCGGAAGAAGCCGGGCAAGCGCAAGGCGCGGAAGATGCCTGCCTGGGTCAAGCGTTAACCATGTATATACTCTACCTAAACCACTTCGATTTTTCCTGGCCGCCGCCTGTTCGCCACAACAACGCCGCTaccgccgctgcgccgtgcgcgccgcgcccggcgcgcgcagctgggccagctcgcgccgcaagaacgcctgcagctccgGGTTCTTGCGCAACCGCAGCATCACGTCGTCGCTGGCCACCACCTCGCGCCCGGCGTGCCGCGCAAACGCCTCCAGATCGCCGCCGagctcgtccagctgcGCGAAACACAGCTCCACGAGCGCATTGATGAACTTCGGCGTGAACGTGACGCCGTAGGGGAGCTCTCGGcgcacctgctgctcgatACAGAACCACAGCTTGCCCTTCAGCTGCCCTACAAGGCGCTTTTTGTGCTGGTCAATCTCCGGCATAACGGCGCCTGGGCATGCGGAGAACACTGGAATGCGGGCAACACGCTGCTTAAAAAAAGGAGGTAGAAAAGCCAATCAGTACTCTGGTTCTGTGACTGCGTATGCAGATCTAGGCGGACTTGCAAATCTGAGAGGAGTTTGGGTCGTTGGATGCACCAGAGGCAGAACACAGAGGCGAAGCAAAGGCGATGAATCAGTACACGATCACGTACGGGCTGAGCCCGCCGCAGTCGGCCCGAAACCGCAACATGCATATCCTGCCGGTGATGAAGatgctgccgctgccggaCGGGTTTCTGACGGGCGGGCGCGACGGCACGGTGGTGAAGCACTGCTACTGCGAGGTGTCGCACAACTACCAGAAGCGGGTGCGGATGCAGGTGCACAGCGACTGGGTGAGTGACCTGGTGGAGCTGAGCGCGGGGACGTATCTGAGCGTGAGCCACGACTTTTCGgtgcacctgctgctgctgcagacACGCAACGACGGGTGGGAGACGCGGATCCTGGGGTACCACGACGACTACGTGAAGTGCATCTGCGtgctgcagcgcggcggcgcggacagcagccggagcagcagcagcgagcGCAGCCGGGGCGAGAGTGGGagcggcggccgcgcgctgTTTGCCACGGGGGGGCTGGACAAGAAGGTGAAGTTCTGGGAGCTGCAGGGGCGGGAAGCGCGGGTGCTGTTCGAGTACGACAACGCGCAGCCGCAGGAAACGGGGTCGGTGTACGCGCTGTGCGCGCTGTCGCCACAGGAGGTGGTCATTGGCGACAACAACGGGGACCTGAAGATCATCTCCGCGGTCACGGGAGAGCTGGTGCACGTGGTCAGCGGCGCCCACGGCAGCAACGTGCgcctggcgcagctgctggaccaGGGCCGCCGCCTGATCACCACGAGCTCGGACGGCGCGGTAAAGCTATGGGATGTCGCTGCGCTTTGTGCCGGCGAGGCAGAGGCCGCGCTTGTGCATGAATGGCAGTGGCAGTGCCCAGTGTGGTCCGTGGCCGGGCTGTCGGAGAGCACGCTTCTTTTCGGCGATGCGTGGGGCAACATCACACGCATCCGGCATACGGGGCAGGACACCGCCTCCTGGGGTAGAGCGGTCCAGGATGTGCTCTacggcgcggcgcccgaTGTGGAGGTGTACACAAATGGCATACTTTCCATGTGCTTCATGGAGCAGTCGAAGCTGTGGTTTTCGTGCTCTAGGAACTCGAACATCTACCTGATGAAGCTCGATGCGGAGGGCGTCCAGACGGACCGCAAGATCCAGTCCTTGGAAGGCGGCTCCGCGCTGTTGAAGAGCTGTTTGCTAACAAATCGCCGGCATGTGATCACGCTAAACACGCTGAACCAGGTCCAAAAGTGGGATATCGTGTCCTGCGAGCTTCTCGATACATACAGGCCCACGGATGGCTCCTTTGACGACCTGGTCAATAAAAACAATACCAAGGAAATATTGCCACACTGGTGCTCCGTCTCTATTAGAACCGGGAAGCTCTTCATCAAGTTTAATGACAGGTTCACTGCTACCGAGGTCTATGGAACCGCGCTAAAACAGTACAAATTAATAAATGATGTTGTGTTAAACGACGACCAACGGTACAACCTGGGGAGGTTGGCCATTAACTCAATATTGTACGAATTTATTAAGTATGAATTGCATATGGACAAGTTTGCGCGCCTTGAAGCGGTTAATTCCAAGAGATCGAGCTCTTCGTCTTCAAACATCATTCCGCAGCTGCCGAATAATATTCCACAAGATTTGCAAAAGCAGCAAGGGTACCTTGGCCAAGATTATGATCAGCAAGGAAGAATACCGCAGCTAGTTTTGTATCCATTGCAAAGAGCGACTACTACGGGTAATATAGACGATACCCCTGATAAACCAGTTTCCAAGGAGAGAAAGCGTTTGAATATCTTCCCAAAGATGCCCGGTACCTCGTCTGTGAATAACAGTGCTCATTCTGAGGCTGGCACTCCGAAATCCGATACCATGAGCCCAATCTTGGGAGAATCGATCGACCAAACGCCGAGACCCGCACCTAGTGAGGATGAAACGATAACACCTAGCTTACCGCTGACTGCCGGCGCCGATGAAGTTGGCTTGGAGAGAGCAACTCCTGCCACAGCGCCAGAACTGGGCCCGAAGCAAAGCTCCAGTAATTTATCTCTGCTCAGCAGGTTCCGCAGGCAATCCACACATATCCTGGGACCTCCTACGCTTAACAATTTTCCGTCAATGCAGCGGTGTGAGAGTCCGCCAGAAACACAGACCTCGGAGGAGAGTCCCGAAAAAGAGCCGCCGGCGACACAGAATGGTCTGAAATCCAATGGTCCTGGCAGTGAAAAGGCATTACCAGCTACTCCAGTATCTCTAAAAACTATGGCAGATCTCTTGCACGCAAACAAGGAGATATATCGGCAGCAGGCCACGACGAAGGGAGGAGCATTCAAAAAGTTTGGGCGCAAACTGCTTGAAAGCCAATTTCTAAGGGACGACGAAGCGCCCCTGATTGAAATAAAAAACGGCTGTCTCATCCTCATTAACTACTGGCGAACAGGCTCTTGCGGCGACACGGTCCTGTTCTCTACATATCTTCCCGCCCCGGACTACTCATGGCATTTTGACGACCCCGATTCAGATGCTGGGAACGAGCATCCGAGCAACGAGCTCACGAGGATGGACCGCATATACCGTTTCCGCATTTTTCGCTCTTTAGAACAGCACTTCCCCTACTGGTTCGCGCGCCAGCTTTTCCACG encodes the following:
- the DUF1 gene encoding Duf1p (Syntenic homolog of Saccharomyces cerevisiae YOL087C) codes for the protein MNQYTITYGLSPPQSARNRNMHILPVMKMLPLPDGFLTGGRDGTVVKHCYCEVSHNYQKRVRMQVHSDWVSDLVELSAGTYLSVSHDFSVHLLLLQTRNDGWETRILGYHDDYVKCICVLQRGGADSSRSSSSERSRGESGSGGRALFATGGLDKKVKFWELQGREARVLFEYDNAQPQETGSVYALCALSPQEVVIGDNNGDLKIISAVTGELVHVVSGAHGSNVRLAQLLDQGRRLITTSSDGAVKLWDVAALCAGEAEAALVHEWQWQCPVWSVAGLSESTLLFGDAWGNITRIRHTGQDTASWGRAVQDVLYGAAPDVEVYTNGILSMCFMEQSKLWFSCSRNSNIYLMKLDAEGVQTDRKIQSLEGGSALLKSCLLTNRRHVITLNTLNQVQKWDIVSCELLDTYRPTDGSFDDLVNKNNTKEILPHWCSVSIRTGKLFIKFNDRFTATEVYGTALKQYKLINDVVLNDDQRYNLGRLAINSILYEFIKYELHMDKFARLEAVNSKRSSSSSSNIIPQLPNNIPQDLQKQQGYLGQDYDQQGRIPQLVLYPLQRATTTGNIDDTPDKPVSKERKRLNIFPKMPGTSSVNNSAHSEAGTPKSDTMSPILGESIDQTPRPAPSEDETITPSLPLTAGADEVGLERATPATAPELGPKQSSSNLSLLSRFRRQSTHILGPPTLNNFPSMQRCESPPETQTSEESPEKEPPATQNGLKSNGPGSEKALPATPVSLKTMADLLHANKEIYRQQATTKGGAFKKFGRKLLESQFLRDDEAPLIEIKNGCLILINYWRTGSCGDTVLFSTYLPAPDYSWHFDDPDSDAGNEHPSNELTRMDRIYRFRIFRSLEQHFPYWFARQLFHEEKTAKNYPKLNFLIKPYVSPDGEANTAEPEEKVRSSHMLFSKKSQELPAALPPITDGKMRLSAPDMIKVKRIKQYIVDRFESKTPEMRNKISVSEWLELLCKDSLLDDDLTLAAIRTLHWKSNNEIVLEYRRKVRQTSRKR
- the MHF1 gene encoding Mhf1p (Syntenic homolog of Saccharomyces cerevisiae YOL086W-A) — encoded protein: MPEIDQHKKRLVGQLKGKLWFCIEQQVRRELPYGVTFTPKFINALVELCFAQLDELGGDLEAFARHAGREVVASDDVMLRLRKNPELQAFLRRELAQLRAPGAARTAQRR
- the MRPS9 gene encoding mitochondrial 37S ribosomal protein uS9m (Syntenic homolog of Saccharomyces cerevisiae YBR146W (MRPS9)), translating into MFARMASLRALVPVRALLWRAPVRSVHRAAVRETRIVPQLPTFYSANPAHEAHMDRLEALLRKHTKQQARRVAVERTASDRPRWLSFDQYALIGGTSRLKPTQYRQLVSVLDRLHAIDPQLSNGEIAATLEAFLRKSRLEEQNVVRQELDHLGRACAVGRRKTSSAKVWLVRGSGEVLVNGRTFADYFSKIKDRDAIMYPLRVLDAAGKYNIFAAVRGGGVTGQAEAIMHAVAKALVVFNPLLKTRLHRAGVLTRDYRHVERKKPGKRKARKMPAWVKR